The Prunus dulcis chromosome 5, ALMONDv2, whole genome shotgun sequence genomic sequence ATCTAGGTCTTAAATATCGAGGGTTTCGGAAATATCGGTGGTTCAAAAACATGGAAAtatcgatggaaatatcggaaaaatatcgatatcgataaaaattggataaaaaccacggaaattgtgataaatacatgaaaatttttaatgaaactttttaaaaagtttatttagtcaatcaTCTATTATTTTAACACAAAAGATGGGAAGGAAATGCATAGCATAGCATGTTtgagtgatttaagttgattatattgcGAGCTAACAAACTCTATGACTTAGAAAATCTAgggtaattaatgaaagaaaattaaacaccctctagtaatttatttatcatttttactacaatattttacactttatcaGTTGCATGGTAAGATGCACGAATAACTTTATTTCACGTTATTCACTGGACATCATGACATGGTACACgttcttatatttataatttatcaaaaattgaaaaataattaaagatgtAAACCAACTTGATTTGTCATGAAAATTAAGTACTTTATCATGCTTACAAAATAATAGTGAAGattgaaaattaactaagaacataaataaagttatccaaagaagaattaaataggaaataaagaaaatgattatagagatttaagtaattaagcaACAATTTGAAGGAGAATTTAGTAATGTAAGTACttataatgaataataaaataagcaataacattaaatggattaaataggaaagaaataaattatattaagtaattaaatatttgatCAACAATATAGAACAATaagtaattattttatattttgagaaACAACTTGGAAGAGTTATAAAAACCAGATTCGATAGATACTAATCACAAAGTGATGGCTAGTGTGGTGGCTAAGAGGCTTAGAAGTTGGAAGCGGGGAGGGGTTCGAACCCCTATGTGCGACGTTCAAgcgaattatttcatttttgaaagtgcatatcgcgatattatcgataatatcgcgatATGTTGACCATTTGCAGCTGCCATTTGAACGAAAATATCGGTACCGAAAATATCGAGGAAATTATCGATAAATTGACGATAAATAAATGGAAACATACTAAAATATCACAGCCCCTAAAAAACGATAATTTCGCCGAGTGGGTCTGGATGAGGGagattgagtttttaaaaaggataactttacaaataaaggttaaattatgtaatttaaatctgtcacccatacaagaaactttacaaattctagaacattaatttccatCAAGTTAAATTCCTTTATTTATGAATTCCcttgtacttttaaatttcctcatccaaacacactgtaacaagaaatttttttctattttttgggttttttgtaTAGTGGGGCTTGAAGGCAAGGCCCAACAACTCATTTGGGTCCACCTCACCAcgcatcttttttctttttctttttctgtttttctgaTGACAAGGGGTTGAAGGCCGTGGCTGCTACGCTTCTTTATGGCTTGTTTGGAAGTGATTTTTGGTTCCATAATCACTTATGGGAAGAAGCACATTCCACTTGTTTCTcactttaagtgattttaatcGCTTATGGGGAAAAACACCTCCTTGTGCTTCTCCTTAAATAAGTGATTCACCATAGAAGTGATTATTGGGTTATTCATTATCACTCTCAAATGAGCCTTTAAGGCCAGTTTGAGATTGCtgtcacttttaaaaaaagttgcttatgctgtgctttgaaaataaatagctgtaaagtaaagcagctcaatgtttggtaaacaatattttcaaAGTGCTATATGACAAAAAGCAGTGTCAAAactgtttggtaaattttaatataaaactattgtaactgtgaataatgactCAACTAGACATGATGTTGAGAGTGTTATGTGCTAATCATGTGGTGGTGAAAGATATGGAGGTGAAGGTGAAGGTGATGGTGaaagaggtggtggtggtggtggtgacgatgaaggtggtggtggtggtggtgacgaTGAAGGTGGAGGTTGTGGTTGTGgcaatggtggtggtggggatggCGGTTGTGGAGCTGGTGGGGGAGGTGGTGGTTGCGGGGGCGGCCTGATGGTGGTTGCGTTGGTGGagatgatggtggtggtggaggttgaAGATGAGGTGGTGGAGTGGTGATGGTGGAGGTAGAGATGGTGCAGATAGAGGAGAAGGTAGATAGAGGagaaggtggtggttgtggtggtgatggtggtggaggaggatgcaatggtggtagtggtggtggcagcgtggtggtagtggtggtgttggtagtggaggtggaggaggaggtggggGTTGtagtagtggtggtggtggaggaagAGAATGAGGATATGGTGTTTGTGGcagtggtggtggaggtggtggagcTGGAGGCAGtgtcattttaaaaaattaatgatggtattttggaaatttaaaaaattcattaaggACTCATCTATGCTCCTTTAGAAAGTAGCTTTGAAAAACCTTTTAAAAGCTGTTGTGAAAATGccactgcttttaaaataatcgagatattttattttagtgcTGCTaaatgaaccctaaaattaattaagtacacCACGATACTGCAATAGAGCTGCACATGAGGTAGTAGCCTATGTAAGTACATTCTAATGATCTAAGTAcatcatattattttaatcaaaatataaaattaactaagtacaacTCGCCTATTTTACtaccaaaatacccttggtACATAATACACTCTATCACACAACACCCTATTTGATATTCATGTTTTAGTTCGACAGTTTAGCCAAGTGGTGTTTTCTTTCACACCACGATATTTGGCTAGTGATGTAAACGATCTTATTCATCTTTTAGTAAATTTCCATgataatttgaatttaaaaaaaggatgTACTAGTAGAGTTACAATTGGTAGGAAGCTCACAATCATCCCGCCTAGAAGAGCCCTATTGAAAACCCCTCATTCACCCAAACTTCCTTGGGTTTGCTCTTGCTTTTTCTGGGGTCACAAACCTATTCATTCTCCACAGGCTTCCCAAAATGGTTCTTTCCCTTCCTCAATAGCCATCTAATCAGATTTTTGCTATTCCCGTCTTCTAGCATAACGTCATTCATTAGGTTTTCCAACATggttctttcacttcctcaGTACCCTAAACTCTATTGAATACTAACAAGTCTCATAATAGTTGGAACTAGAGAAACATTTTTCCTATTTAGGCTTGTcattagggttgaatatggtgagAAAGGTGtactaattaaaattatatttgtttaacaactcaatatatatttttttggtcattttatataatGGTTAAATTAGTAGTTCAATAAATACTTTCGTAGTAGGgttgtactcagttaattttaggattcGTTTAGTAacactcttttatttttactaaACACCTTAAACTACTTAACTTTAAAGTAAAGTAGggttttagccaaaaaaagcAATCTCAAATGGGGCCTTAGTCTTTCAAGCGGTTTgacccaaaatatatatatatatatatgcatctttattttttttagcatAGTTAGCAATtttgtattatacacatatgtTCATAAGTATTTTTTGTACACGTCTCAAAGACTTCGTAaaatacatttaaaaaaataaatcaaacataCAATACACGTGTATACATATTCTTCACGTTTAATATACATACTTTTTACAAAAATGTCAATAATACggacaaaattcacgtatttaTTACAcacatatttatttacatgttattgaataaataaataaataaatatatatatatatataaagcaaaaggtagagaatggtgaaacattcaaaataccagttAATTCAAACtctaagaattgaaattattaattaaatgaggataatatggtaaattcacattttttcatattaaaaaaaaataaaaacaaaatcagatcagaagtcctatttttatagaacaaaACTACctatattatcttttcttaattctaaaataaaataaaaaagaaaaaaaaacaattggcGCCAAGGGCTAgtataatataaattaaactATTATCTAATGGCCGAaattttcattgtatttgttaaAAGCTTTACCGAATAACACACGCGATATTGacaccaaaaataatatatgaacATCAAATTTTTGTAAGCAAGGCAAGCATTAATTAtgtacttttttatatttataatttagggatataattagaaaattaaaaaaaaaatttgttttcaattctTACACCAACCAAATACAGATAAGGATAGTTACTGATTCGATTTTGATAATGTCCTTATCCAGTTTtgtcctttccttttttctttgttcttttttgatTATGTGGTTAATATCTCTCAAGCATAATCTGAAACAATTCAGTTATCTCATATCAATGTTTACTTTACTTGTATTATTAtgtgacaaaaataaaaaagaagtaaattcAGGAAAATAAATCTTATGTATTATTTGTGATCCTATGTAAACTTGTCTTGGACTCTAAGGCGCATGATTTGTAATCCTGTGTAAACTTGTATAAAGATTTGCCAAATCTCTTGTTAGAATTCTTGTGCAACAACCAGCACAGGGAAATGTTATTGTTTAACGACAGATTTGACTTAACATCTCATTCTCCTTACTTTTTCACGCacgataattttttttgaaaataagcAATAGAAACTCTCTAGAAACATGATGCAGCAGATttgctggaaaagaaaagaattaaaagaaaaacaggtgGTGTGTGAGGAATTGAAGATGCAAAGCTGAGTGTTAGGTGAGGTATTTTCCAGATCCAGTGTCCACCATTGTCCTTGTTTTATTTCAGTTACGCAGTTGGTTTGGTAAGACAAGGTGCTGTCCAAAATTTACAATAATACCCTTACAAGCATATTCAAATCGAATGTGCGTCAAAAGATGCTTGCCCGTCCATCTTCCAGTCAATTTTCCGTCCCGCGAGGATCTAGCATTCATCAAAATTTCGCTCCCTTTTCTCACTTTCTTATATTGGCCCAAAATATCTTCTTAaaatgttcttttcttttgtttttttcaatacAAGCGATACAGGAGAGACCGTTTTCCCCTAGCCTAAACttctttgacttttttttttcttttctttctttcttgtttttgcctttggctttttataaatttaaattagtATACTTAATACTAAATTAGCATTATAAGGTTAGTATGATGGATAAAAATGTTTagggtcttcttcttattATCTTGTATCTCCTatgttaaatttaattttttatgctaTATAAAAACATCTAGTATTACTTTCTATATGtccatctttttcttcatctatTAAAACTATGTGTAACTTTTTGTATTAGGAAAGAAGATGAGggaccaataaaaaaaaagaaggtacgGGGGTATAAACTTAATGTCGTGCTAGAAAATGACAACtatattataaaagaaaaaaaatgagaaaatatgTACACAAAATGTGACCAATGCACATACTGAAAGGTCAATAGGAATCCTAAAACATAAGGAAATAGTTCAATCTCCTATGGTGGAATTTTGTAACTTCAATGGAGACTCAAAGCTAAATTTTGAACCTAAAACTTATTccgattttaaaaaaaatatcactaaatattTACCAATATATTACATTGGTCAAAGACTAAACAAACAATAATACAAAAGAACTTACAAAGAAGATCATCGATGGATcttaaaatcaaaacaataatCATGTTTTTATTCTACGATTCTAGAAGGTAGTATTCCTTTAAAAAACACTTTTACTCTCAATATTTCCACAtattgcttttttttctttacagaATATTTCCACATATTGTTGTAAGAATAGTGAGATTCCGCTAATTCATATAATcaatttagaatttttaaaacatttattacgAGGAACATAAGGGTTAGGGTTAGCATTGAATGGCATTAGGGGAAATCAGTGAATGAAAATAGTTGGGGCAAATCagtgaatgaaaaaaatatagggGATGTGGGTATGTCGTAATAAAATGGGAAAAGAAGGGGCACTTGGAaataagagaagaaagagCTGAGGGAGCAggaggttttggttttggttggtAGTATCGCCAATGGCCGGGCCCGTCTGCACTCTATAAAACCCGTCATTTAAAGACCCGTCACCAGACACCAGACGCAGCAGCGCTTTTCTACTTTACACCAAACTCAATACCCaccaaattctctctctctcttctctcttctctctcactcaATTCATCTCCATGGATTCAGACTACGGCATTCCCAGAGAGCTCTCTGATGTTCAGAAATTCCGATCCCAATATCAACCAGAGCTTCCTCCTTGTCTGCAGGTCCCTCTCTTTActctttgcttcttcttttttctccttttatttatttatttattggttcCGTCGTTTGAGTTGTTTCTCAGTACTTAAATTCTTTTTCGCGTTTTTACTTGTCTAGTTGCAGATCCAGTTATGATTAGATCTAACTGAGTATTAGTACACAGAAGTAGAAGTTTGGTGGATGGAACTCCCTttgattgaattgaattgaattgaatatttattttgttactGAAGTGGTCTGCTTGTTGCTTTGCCTAGTCGTTAACTGTTGCAGATTTGCTATTTGAAGGTTTGAATTTATAGTGATATGATCTTATAGTTTATATCAAACAGATAGTCTTAGATATGAAGTACGAACTAAACATGAAAGGGGACGGGTTTATGGCTTTTATCATTCTAGTCAAGTCTAAACTCGGGAACGAGAGATATATGTTTGACTTGGTGTCTGATTGCTGTGCAATCAATAAGAACAGACATTTAAGTATATTTGCTATGCAATCTCTGATTGACTAGAGGAGTTTTTCGTTTTCTCAACataattgttttgatttttaggATTTATCAACTATATTTAAATGGGGTGAATCTTTTACTCCCGGCGGTTGAAATTTTTACTGAGTTCATGTTTATACATTGTCATTTCGCAGGGAGCTACTGTAAGGGTTGAATTTGGTGATACAACCACATCTCTAGATCCCACAGATGCCCACACCATTGGCCGCTACTTTCCACACACTTATGGTCAGCCTCTGGCTCACTTTCTCAGGGCAACTGCAAAAGTCCCTGGTGCTCAGGTTATTACTGAGCATCCGCCTTTTAGGTATGTGCATATGTTGCATTTTAACTAGTTGTATAATATACTATTTTCTTGAATTGTAATGGCACCAGTTAAATAATTTGTTTGCTGTTGTACTGCCAATTCTAAATCTTATCCATGATTTCCAGCAATTTCCATCTTTACTTTTTGTTGTGTGAATTTAGTGTCTGCATGCAtatctctctctatatatatctctctctctctttttctttttttgcttccTGAGTTATCTGCCTATTATATTCCATAATGTATTAGTATTGGTTGTCTGGTGCATTGTGGTGTTTTAGTTATATCTTTGGCTTGAATGGATCTAAACATTTTAAGTATttaaattctttcttttgaacAGGGTCGGAGTTGTCTTTTGTGGGAGACAATCTCCCGGAGGACACAATGTCATATGGGGTCTCCACAACGCTCTTAAAGTTCACAACCCCAAAAGCACCTTACTTGGGTTTTTGGGTACGCtctgttcttttctttgggtctttgtatttatattcttttgttgtttgcaTTGGTTTTTTGTCTTGTGTATATGTGTAAAATGATTTCATTGGTTGATGTGGAGTTTTATGGGTTCATGTATATATCACTCATCAGGGAAGTTGACATTACTTATGACgacaattttatttgttaacaGGTGGTTCTGAAGGtttatttgcacaaaaaacTCTTGAGATAACAGATGAAATTCTTGCAACCTACAAAAATCAAGGTATGTAGTGATACGAAGATAATTTCCTGTGTGAGGGTTTCATTTTTTAGTGTTAAAACTTATGAGCTGTGATATGATTGCGCTTGACCAGGTGGTTATGATTTGCTGGGAAGGACAAAAGATCAAATTAGAACAGTTGAGCAAGTCAATGCTACGCTAACCGCATGCAAGGATTTGAAATTGGATGGTCTTGTCATTATTGGAGGTAAGGTTGATACTTTAATATTTTGGTAGTTGGTGTATATACTTTTAAATCACATAAATTAAATTCTTAcgttttcttttcatgaaGGTGTGACATCAAATACCGATGCTGCCCAGCTTGCAGAGACATTTGCTGAAGCAAAATGCCAGACAAAGGTACTTTGCATTCttattgtttactaaattACATTTAATATGTGCAATATGGTTTAAGTTTTAGGCTTTTAATGTAGTTTTCTATCTTGCACCTTGTGTAACTTCACTGGCTATATGTATGTGTGGCCAGAATTTTGATCGcatctttcaattttttgtgcAGGTGGTTGGGGTTCCTGTCACTTTGAATGGAGATCTTAAAAACCAGTTTGTGGAAGCTAatgttggttttgatacaATCTGTAAGGTATGAGTCAAATGATTCTGACATTTGATCTGTAAGAGGAAGGCACTCTCTTGAGAAATCAGGAAGCTTTATCAACTTCCTTTTATtatcatctttcttttctctttttggcgGGTTTTCTCAAGTTCCTTCAAAAGTGAATGTCCTTTGTTTGGCATCATACTCTATGTTTGTTTGCTCAGTATGATTCAAAGCATGAGAGTATGTCAGGGCATATATTTGCATAACACTGGTGATTCCTTTcctattaaaaagaaagactGGTTGATTGATTGGCACTAGTCACAGACTAAGCATCTATTcttgtttggattttgataaaattagTTTATGTGGTGCACATTTACAAGAATAATCTTGAaatgaattttcttcttttttctttacacAGGTCAATTCCCAGCTAATCAGCAATGTCTGCACTGATGCTCTTTCTGCAGAGAAGGTAATGTACTCATTTGACATAATCTGCTTCTCCTAAGTGAACTCGTCATTTCAGTCTCTGTTATGTTCTTTCAAGTGGTGGTATGCCATGTTGATCTTTGCACACCACAAcctttctttatggtgatcaCGTTATCCCATAAAGTATAAATAACATAACTTCTGTAACTCTCTGTTTTTCcagtattattattttattcgaCTCATGGGCCGGAAGGCGTCACATGTTGCGTTGGAGTGCACCCTCCAATCCCACCCAAACTTGGTTAGCATTCTTTGTCTGGGATTGATCTAAtctaaaattttgttttacctCCGGTagttttcttgatttctttttcacaATATCAAATAATATGCTTTTTGCAGGTAATTCTTGGTGAGGAGGTGGCTGCATCAAAGCTAACTCTTTTTGACATTACAACGCAAATTTGCGATGCAGTCGAAGCCCGTGCAGCACAAGGTTCAAATAATTTCAGTTGCTTTCTTGTCATTGTTGAGGTTCATGTTTCTGGatcctaattaatttcatatggtTCAGACAAGAATCATGGTGTCATCCTATTACCAGAAGGACTTATTGAAAGCATTCCTGAAGTGTATGCCCTCTTGAAGGTAACTCATGCAGATATAGCTTTTTTTCTGCATCTCTCCCACGCCCCCAAGTGTTCccatttgtttttgctttaatCAAGAAGCATTAGGCGATGTGATGGACTTTCTTTCCTTGGGAAAccagtttttatttatttttgcttattcttaatatttctggtctatctttatttatatgttaatACTGGAGCCTTATTCGTTACAGGAAATACATGGTTTGCATAGGCAAGGAGTTTCTGCTGATAAAATTTCTTCTCAACTTTCTCCTTGGGCATCTGCGTTGTTTGAATTCTTGCCACCCTTTATCAAGAAACAGGTTCCAATTTGCATTAATACTTCTATGACTATCTGCCATGTGGTTGTTCTTCATGAATAATAGGGTCCATTTTGGGTTACAGGTGCTCCTTTTGCCTGAATCAGATGACTCTGCGCAGTTATCCCAGGTAATTGGCCGGAGATATGTCTATTTTTGTGAACGGAATTACTCATCTATAGaatcttcatcttttttctctcttgcaCAGATTGAGACAGAGAAACTCGTGGCGCATCTTGTAGAGGTGGAGATGAATAAACGTGTGGtatgatctctctctctctctctctctctctcacagagAGAACCAACTGGACCtgcatttcatttatttttattcctGATGATATTTTTGTATCTGCATGTCCAAATTTAagtgatttttcatttgtattttCCATCTTTGTTCTCTACATAGGcagaaatttattcaattagAGTAAGTGTGAGTCTTGATTTGCTATAGGTTATTCTCTAACTTTTAGTGCTGATGCGTTTGGTTATTTGACCAGAAAGAAGGCACATACAAGGGGAAGAAATTCAATGCAATCTGCCACTTTTTCGGTTATCAGGCTCGGGGGTCTTTACCATCAAAATTCGACTGTGACTATGCATATGTATGTTTCTGTCTAGGGCCACTTTATCTCCTAAGTCTTTGTGCTATTACTATGGTTCTTTTTAATATGATAACTGCCCTTGCAGGTTCTAGGGCACATCGGCTACCATATTCTTGCAGCTGGTTTGAATGGTTACATGGCAACTGTAACTAACTTGAGGAATCCTGTGAATAAGTGGCGATGTGGTGCTGCTCCAATTACAGTACGAATttcttttgtatatatatatatatatatatatatatattatattttcttactTGTCTTTTCAGTTCcttatggtttttttattgatttagGATACTGACTCCTTTGACTGCATTTGGTTGACACTGTTAGGCAATGATGACTGTTA encodes the following:
- the LOC117627664 gene encoding pyrophosphate--fructose 6-phosphate 1-phosphotransferase subunit alpha isoform X1, with product MDSDYGIPRELSDVQKFRSQYQPELPPCLQGATVRVEFGDTTTSLDPTDAHTIGRYFPHTYGQPLAHFLRATAKVPGAQVITEHPPFRVGVVFCGRQSPGGHNVIWGLHNALKVHNPKSTLLGFLGGSEGLFAQKTLEITDEILATYKNQGGYDLLGRTKDQIRTVEQVNATLTACKDLKLDGLVIIGGVTSNTDAAQLAETFAEAKCQTKVVGVPVTLNGDLKNQFVEANVGFDTICKVNSQLISNVCTDALSAEKYYYFIRLMGRKASHVALECTLQSHPNLVILGEEVAASKLTLFDITTQICDAVEARAAQDKNHGVILLPEGLIESIPEVYALLKEIHGLHRQGVSADKISSQLSPWASALFEFLPPFIKKQVLLLPESDDSAQLSQIETEKLVAHLVEVEMNKRVKEGTYKGKKFNAICHFFGYQARGSLPSKFDCDYAYVLGHIGYHILAAGLNGYMATVTNLRNPVNKWRCGAAPITAMMTVRRWSQNPGTASIGKPAIHPATVDLKGKAYELLRQNATKFLLDDIYRNPGPLQFDGPGADSKAVTLCVEDQDYMGRIKKLQEYLDKVLKMLLSLSLSLSLSLSLSLSLSLTTVSSLSLNFCQCHYPSRVVVVNWVLILVYSAVQP
- the LOC117627664 gene encoding pyrophosphate--fructose 6-phosphate 1-phosphotransferase subunit alpha isoform X2; translation: MDSDYGIPRELSDVQKFRSQYQPELPPCLQGATVRVEFGDTTTSLDPTDAHTIGRYFPHTYGQPLAHFLRATAKVPGAQVITEHPPFRVGVVFCGRQSPGGHNVIWGLHNALKVHNPKSTLLGFLGGSEGLFAQKTLEITDEILATYKNQGGYDLLGRTKDQIRTVEQVNATLTACKDLKLDGLVIIGGVTSNTDAAQLAETFAEAKCQTKVVGVPVTLNGDLKNQFVEANVGFDTICKVNSQLISNVCTDALSAEKYYYFIRLMGRKASHVALECTLQSHPNLVILGEEVAASKLTLFDITTQICDAVEARAAQDKNHGVILLPEGLIESIPEVYALLKEIHGLHRQGVSADKISSQLSPWASALFEFLPPFIKKQVLLLPESDDSAQLSQIETEKLVAHLVEVEMNKRVKEGTYKGKKFNAICHFFGYQARGSLPSKFDCDYAYVLGHIGYHILAAGLNGYMATVTNLRNPVNKWRCGAAPITAMMTVRRWSQNPGTASIGKPAIHPATVDLKGKAYELLRQNATKFLLDDIYRNPGPLQFDGPGADSKAVTLCVEDQDYMGRIKKLQEYLDKIRTIVKPGCSQEVLKAALSVMASVTEVLSVMSSSPINGQSSL
- the LOC117627664 gene encoding pyrophosphate--fructose 6-phosphate 1-phosphotransferase subunit alpha isoform X3 → MPTPLAATFHTLMVSLWLTFSGQLQKSLVLRLLLSIRLLGGSEGLFAQKTLEITDEILATYKNQGGYDLLGRTKDQIRTVEQVNATLTACKDLKLDGLVIIGGVTSNTDAAQLAETFAEAKCQTKVVGVPVTLNGDLKNQFVEANVGFDTICKVNSQLISNVCTDALSAEKYYYFIRLMGRKASHVALECTLQSHPNLVILGEEVAASKLTLFDITTQICDAVEARAAQDKNHGVILLPEGLIESIPEVYALLKEIHGLHRQGVSADKISSQLSPWASALFEFLPPFIKKQVLLLPESDDSAQLSQIETEKLVAHLVEVEMNKRVKEGTYKGKKFNAICHFFGYQARGSLPSKFDCDYAYVLGHIGYHILAAGLNGYMATVTNLRNPVNKWRCGAAPITAMMTVRRWSQNPGTASIGKPAIHPATVDLKGKAYELLRQNATKFLLDDIYRNPGPLQFDGPGADSKAVTLCVEDQDYMGRIKKLQEYLDKVLKMLLSLSLSLSLSLSLSLSLSLTTVSSLSLNFCQCHYPSRVVVVNWVLILVYSAVQP